The genomic window ATTATTGAGGGGCCGCCACGTCGCAAATGTCTAATCCTACTCCGTCAAACAAGCTTTAAGGCATTAAATGAAGATGTTATGTTTGTAGATGGAGATCAAAAAGTTCCTGGCCATCATACTGCACGATTTGGCGAAATTGAGAAGCGTGGCGTTGCACTAACTCCTAAGGGAAGAAAATGGTATGACGAATTGCTAGCTAAAGTGCTTGAAGAAACTAGCAATATTGATATCAACAAAAATGCTGAAGCATATTATGAAGTACTTAAGAAACACTTTGATCAAATCCCTGACTGTTATAAAGAACTTCAGGCTCAAGGTCTAGCTTACTTCAAATATAAATTAGCTAATGGTGCCACACTTGATAAAGAAGTTACTGGGGATAATGTATCTGAACTAGTAGCTTCAGGCGTTTTAGAGTTAGACCCTATCACTTACGAAGATTTCTTACCTGTATCAGCGGCTGGTATCTTTAGATCAAATCTCGGTGGAGCTGAGAAACGTGAGTATGATGAAGCTTCAAACCGAGCATTGTTTGAACAGAATCTTGGTGAAAGCGTATTAGATCAATTTGAAATTTATAGCAAAATACAAAAAGATTCTATTGATGCTTTGAATAAAAAAGCATAGATAGTATTAAGTCAATTTGAATTTAATCTGGTGTCTAGACACCATCCATTTGTAAAGCCCGAAAACGTTAGTTTTTGGGCTTTATCTTTTTTATGTCATAGATCTTCTTTAAACTTCATTTGAGTATAGGAGGGGCCATGGACAATAAATTTAAAATTAACCAATCAGTTGGTATAAAGGGTGTAAACAACCCAAAAGATGTAGAAGAAATCCAATTACTGTTGCAAAAAAATGGCTACTGCAACATTGGAATTGATGGGAAGGTAGGAAATAAAACAATTCAAGCAATAAAGGATTTTCAAGCAAAGAATAATATTAATACATCTGGCCTAATAGTACCAAACCAAAAGATTTTAAATGAAACACCTCCTGAACCTAGATATTTGCCAAAACAATACAACGACTCCCCTATTCCAGTAAAAAGCGGACAATTTACTTTTGATCAGGAAGGAATTGACAGAAGAACAAGTGTTTTATTTTCAAGAGTTATTCACCAACCTACTTTGGAATCTGGAGTAACAATTGGAAGGGGTTATGATATGAAATACAGAACCCCTTGCGAAATTAGAAAGGATTTAGAAAGAGCAGGAATACCTTCTGAGCAAGCTAAACTAATTTCAAAAGCTGCACTAATGTCAGGCATTGAAGCAAAAATATTTGTAAAAAATAACAAACACAAAATCGGAGAAATATCTAATTTGCAACAAACAAATTTATTTAATTTAATCTACCCTTTATATGTAAAAGAAACAAAAAGATTTTTCCTAAATAAAATTCGAAATCTTTCTTTAGTTAAAGCAACCACTAACAATCTAAATAATACTACATCTAATATACATGAAGAAATCTGGGATTTATTAGATGAAAATATAAAAATTGTATTAATAGATATGAAGTATCAAGGAGTTCTTTACAGTAACTTTATGCGTGAATTTGTAAATTCAGATGAACGAAAAAAATATCTATATAGTTATTTAGAAAGACAATATATGGGGTCACACGAAAATAGATGGCTTAATAGGATGAAATTATTAAAATAATATGAACTTTCTTTTTTCCGTATTGATCTCTTTAGTTATTTTTGGCTCTAACTCAGATTTAAGTATAGATATTTTATTTTCATCTATACACAACAAATGTAACATTCCATCCTGGTCTGGAGGATATGGTAATTGCATAAGAAATAATACTGTTTTCATAAACAAACTCTCAAATAAATATATAGAAAATTTGTCAAATGAGCTAATTCGTAGAAACCTTCTTGCTTATAACAATTCTATTAACACTTTATGTAGGTATCATGCAAATTCAATAGCAATTCATGACTATCCAAGTAATGCTGATGCTTATGGGTCTTGCTTTATCAATAATAAAAAGGATTTTTATAAGACTCTCGTTAAGAAAGACCTCAATTCTTTAATAGATAAAAATTGTAATTCAGAAAAAAACATTATAGCTCTGTCCAAAATAAACTTTTTGATTATTAAAGCCAAGTACAAATTAAACTATTTAATTAGAAACGAAGACGAGCCTGTAGATTTGTATGATAATCAAATGTATAGAACTTATGAGTTAAATTTAGATCAACTAAAAAAAATGGAAAAGCAAATTGAAAATTTTTCTCAGGACGGATGCTTTGAATCGAACATAGATTCGATTTTAAAAGTTTTCAAAAATAATTATTCTGAAGTTTCTTATTATTTTATTCCAATCAATATTTACAAAAGATTAGACAATATAGCAGACCAAGCTCTATTAACGTGCGATTCTAATTGCCAACGTTTTGATTTTAATAAGTGGATTAAAAACTCCAAGACACAGGACCTCTCAAAAGCATGGTTTAAATACAACGAGCAATTTTGTACATTGCTAACCAGCACTCTTAATGAGCCTGATATTGTAGATTACAAAAAAAGTTGTCTTTATACTAAGGCTTATCAACTAGAAAATTTCGACTTTCAGTTATCAAAATTTCAAACAAATAATTTAGATTATTATTCCATCACCGATCTTGAATCACATATAGATATGGATACCAGCTATTTAATGAAAACTAAGAAGGATTGGACAAAACCTTTACATAAAGCCTTCAAACACTTCTCTAATATGTATTGCCATAATAAGGCAAGTATTTGTAAAAGCTTTTTAGAAATGATTTATCTTAAAGACTTAATTGAGATTCATGCACATCAAAGAAAAATCTTATTTCGTAAATTGGAGGTTAACCCCTTATTTTCCTAAGAAAAAAATACTAAATTTTCCTCAATACAAATCCAAAATTAATTATTTTAGA from Taylorella equigenitalis ATCC 35865 includes these protein-coding regions:
- a CDS encoding peptidoglycan-binding protein — translated: MDNKFKINQSVGIKGVNNPKDVEEIQLLLQKNGYCNIGIDGKVGNKTIQAIKDFQAKNNINTSGLIVPNQKILNETPPEPRYLPKQYNDSPIPVKSGQFTFDQEGIDRRTSVLFSRVIHQPTLESGVTIGRGYDMKYRTPCEIRKDLERAGIPSEQAKLISKAALMSGIEAKIFVKNNKHKIGEISNLQQTNLFNLIYPLYVKETKRFFLNKIRNLSLVKATTNNLNNTTSNIHEEIWDLLDENIKIVLIDMKYQGVLYSNFMREFVNSDERKKYLYSYLERQYMGSHENRWLNRMKLLK